The segment TGCATCAGGCCCATTTCAACGAGCGCCCACTTCACCGGGATCGGGTTGGCTTCGCAGAACAGGTCTTTGTGCAGTGGCATGAGTTTTTCGTTGATTGCGCGGGCCTTCTCGGCATCGCCCGCCAGGGCGGCCTCGCACAGGTCGGCCATTTCGCGCGGGGCGACGTTGGCGGTGACCGAAATATTGCCCTTGCCGCCCATCAGGATCAGTTCGACTGCAGTTGGGTCGTCGCCGGACATGACGATGAAGTCGCTGTCGACGCCGTCGAGGATGGCCTTGGCGCGCACCAGGTCGCCGGTGGCTTCCTTGATGCCGATGATGTTCTTGACCTTCGACAGGCGGATCACGGTGTCGGCCTGCATGTCGCAGGAGGTGCGGCCGGGCACGTTATACAAAATTTGCGGGATGTCGACGGCTTCGGCGATGTGCTTGAAGTGCTGGTACAGGCCTTCTTGCGTCGGCTTGTTGTAGTAAGGCACTACCAGCAGGCAGGCATCGGCGCCGGCATTCTTGGCGTTTTGCGTCAGGTGCACGGCTTCGGCAGTGGAGTTGGCACCGGTACCGGCGATCACCGGGATGGGGTTTTTGCTGTGCTTGACCCGCTCGACCACGTGCTTGATGACCAGGATATGCTCTTCTACATCCAGAGTGGCGGACTCACCGGTGGTGCCGACAGCGACGATCGCGTGGGTGCCGTTTTCCAGGTGGAAGTCTACAAGTTTGTCGAGGCTGCCCCAGTCCAGACGCCCTTGTGCATCCATGGGTGTGACCAACGCCACCATACTGCCCGCAATCATGTAACTGCTCCTGCCGGAAAAAGAGAGCGGTAATGGTACTGGGGGCATCGGCCTTGCACAAGCGAAGCAGGCGGGCGGAGCATTCCCCTTCGCGGCTTATTTCGCTACCCTTGATCCTTTGATCGGTGCAGCGCGGCCCGCCGGGCCGTCGACAGTGCTTCCGGCCTGCCTGAACAGCCGCCAACCCCGTCCTGCGCCGACCGCTCATCGCTTTAGGAATGCTGCATGTCCACCCCCACCGTTCGCGAACAATTCCTCGTTATCAGCGCCCTGGGCCCCAACCCCATGGAGCTGGCCAATGTGCTGAGCCGCGCAGCCTTCGACAACCGCTGTGCGGTGGTCACCTCGCGCCTGACCCGCCACGGCGAAACCAGCGCCCTGGTGCTGCAGGTCGGCGGCAGCTGGGATGCCCTGGCACGCCTCGAAACCACCCTGCCGGGCCTGGTCAAGAAACACGGCCTGACTCTGGACGTGGTGCGCAGCGCCGAGCAGGAAGTACGCCCCCAGGCACTGCCGTACGTCGCTTATGTCAGCGCCGCCTATCGCCCGGACATCATCAACGAGCTGTGCCAGTTCTTCCTCGACCACCGCGTCGAGCTGGACGCCATGACCTGCGACACCTACCTCGCCCCGCAGACCGGCAGCAGCATGCTCAACGCCCAGTTCACCGTGATCCTGCCGGCCGGCACCCAGATCAGCTGGCTGCGTGATCAGTTCCTGGACTTTGCCGACGCCCTCAACCTGGACGCGCTGATCGAACCGTGGCGCCCACAGAACCCTGTTTAAGGAAGCTCCCATGGCCGTAGCACTCGACCAACCTGTCGCCGACTTCCAGGTTCAGGCCACCAGCGGCCAGACCGTCAGCCTGGCTGAGCTCAAGGGCCAGCAGGTGGTGTTGTACTTCTATCCCAAGGACAGCACCCCGGGCTGCACCACTGAAGGCCAGGGCTTTCGCGACCAGCACGCGGCGTTCCAGGCGGCCAACACCCTGGTGTTCGGCGTGTCGCGTGATGGCATCAAGTCCCACGAGAACTTCAAGGCCAAGCAGGCCTTCCCCTTCGAGCTGATCAGCGACAAGGACGAAGCCCTGTGCCAGCTGTTCGACGTGATCAAGCTGAAGAAGCTGTATGGCAAGGAATACCTGGGCGTCGACCGCAGCACCTTCCTGATCGACCGCGACGGCGTGCTGCGCCAGGAGTGGCGCGGGGTGAAGGTGCCAGGGCATGTGGATGCCGTATTGGCTGCAGCCCAGGCGCTGAACAAGGCCTGAAGCAGCACGCAACCCTGTAGGAGCCGGCTTGCCGGCGATGAGGCCAGACCAGGAAACATCATTTCCCGCCAGGGCCCCATCGCCGGCAAGCCGGCTCCTACAGGTCAAAGCATCGGCGAAACACTGCTCTCCTGTCGCGGCCAGGCATCCAGCACGGCCTTGAACAACGTCGCCAGCGGGATGGCGAAGAAGATCCCCCAGAACCCCCACAGCCCGCCGAACAGCAGCACCGCGCAGATGATCGCCACCGGGTGCAGGCTCACCGCCTCGGAGAACAGCAGCGGCACCAGCACGTTGCCGTCCAGCGCCTGGATGATCGC is part of the Pseudomonas fakonensis genome and harbors:
- the dapA gene encoding 4-hydroxy-tetrahydrodipicolinate synthase gives rise to the protein MIAGSMVALVTPMDAQGRLDWGSLDKLVDFHLENGTHAIVAVGTTGESATLDVEEHILVIKHVVERVKHSKNPIPVIAGTGANSTAEAVHLTQNAKNAGADACLLVVPYYNKPTQEGLYQHFKHIAEAVDIPQILYNVPGRTSCDMQADTVIRLSKVKNIIGIKEATGDLVRAKAILDGVDSDFIVMSGDDPTAVELILMGGKGNISVTANVAPREMADLCEAALAGDAEKARAINEKLMPLHKDLFCEANPIPVKWALVEMGLMHKGIRLPLTWLSESCHDKVRTALRQSGVLV
- a CDS encoding glycine cleavage system protein R — encoded protein: MSTPTVREQFLVISALGPNPMELANVLSRAAFDNRCAVVTSRLTRHGETSALVLQVGGSWDALARLETTLPGLVKKHGLTLDVVRSAEQEVRPQALPYVAYVSAAYRPDIINELCQFFLDHRVELDAMTCDTYLAPQTGSSMLNAQFTVILPAGTQISWLRDQFLDFADALNLDALIEPWRPQNPV
- a CDS encoding peroxiredoxin is translated as MAVALDQPVADFQVQATSGQTVSLAELKGQQVVLYFYPKDSTPGCTTEGQGFRDQHAAFQAANTLVFGVSRDGIKSHENFKAKQAFPFELISDKDEALCQLFDVIKLKKLYGKEYLGVDRSTFLIDRDGVLRQEWRGVKVPGHVDAVLAAAQALNKA